The region AGTTGATGATTAAGTTGTCTTGCAGCTTCATCAAACTTTCTTTGAAGCTCTAGTTGCTCTGCCACTTTAGCAGCTTCTTCTTCTGGAGATTCCATTTTAAACTGAATAATTTGAAGAGTTTTAATAGTATTAAATTTAATATCTTTAATAAGCTCAGTAAAAAGATTAAAACTCTCTTTTTTATACTCAACTAAAGGATCTTTTTGATTATATGCACGAAGTCTAATACCTGTTTTCATATTGTCCATAGCATAAAGATGCTCTCTCCAAGCACTATCTAGCTCTTTTAAGTACAATTCTCTTGCTATATCATGCTGAATACTTTCTTCTAATACACTCATTTTTTCATCATAAGATGTTTTTATAGCTTTAACTAAAGATTCTTGAAGTTCTTCAAATTCTAAAGAAGAGTAATCATCTGGATTTATATCAAAATTCAACTCTTCTTTTAATAGTTCTGAGAGTTTTTTGATATTATAATCATCTTTATCTGCGCCATCAAATATATCACAAACATTTAAGATATTGTTTACATATTCAACTCTTAATTCATCAATTTTACTTACAATATTAAACTCTTTATCAAGAAGTTGATTTCTAAATTTATAAACAATTTTTCTTTGCTCATTTGCTACATCATCATACTCAACAATTTGCTTTCTACCTTCGTAGTGCATATTTTCAACTTTCATTTGAGCTTTTTCAACTGCACGAGTAACCATTTTTGATTCTATAAATTCTCCATCTTCAACACCAAGTCTTTCCATAATAGACTTAATTTTATCGCTTCCAAAGATGCGAAGAAGATTATCTTCTAAAGATAGATAAAATTGTGTAGTACCAGCATCTCCTTGACGACCACTTCTACCACGAAGTTGATTGTCAATACGACGATTTTCATGTCTTTCAGTACCAATAATATAAAGACCTCCAAGAGCCTTTACTTCTTCACTTACTTTTATATCTACACCACGACCAGCCATATTAGTTGCAATCGTAACAGCACCTTTAGCACCTGCATGTTTAATGATTTCACCTTCTTGAGCGTGATTTTTAGCATTTAAAACTGTGTGAGCTATTTTTTCTTTTTTAAGAACTTCATGCAGTACTTCTGATTTTTCTATAGATGCAGTACCTATTAAAACAGGCTGACCAGTTTTTGATAGTTTTTTAATAGTTTCTATAACTGCTGAAAATTTCTCACCTTCAGTTTTATATATAAGATCATTTAAATCTGCTCTTGTAATTGGAATATTTGTAGGAATAGATACAACATCAAGGGAGTAAATCTGAGCAAACTCGGTAGCTTCAGTTTCAGCTGTACCAGTCATTCCTGCTAATTTATCGTACATTCTAAAATAGTTTTGAAATGTTATATCTGCTAGAGTTTGTGTCTCTTCTTTAATCTCTACTTTTTCTTTAGCTTCAAGAGCTTGATGTAGACCCTCACTAAAACGACGACCTTCACTTAATCTTCCAGTAAATTCATCAACAATTACAACTTCGTCATTATTAACCACGTAATCAACATCTTTTTCAAAAAGATAATTAGCTTTAAGAGCCTGATCTAGGGCATGAGGAAGAGAAGAGTTTTCAACACTATAAAGATTTTCAACACCAAAAAGTTCTTCAGCTTTTGTTATACCTTCTTCTGTAATAAGTACAACTTTATCTTTTTCATCTACAGTAAAATGCTCATCTTTAACTAGTTTTCTTGAAATATTATCAGCGATAGTATAATCTTCAAGAGTTCTATTTGTAGGACCTGAAATTATAAGTGGAGTTCTAGCTTCATCAATCAAGATGCTATCTACTTCATCCACTATAACAAAGTTATGTTTTCTTTGAGCCATTTGATCTGATGAGTAACTCATGTTATCTCTTAAATAATCAAATCCAAACTCATTATTTGTTCCATAAGTTATATCACACTTATATGCTTCTATCTTTTTTTCTGGTTCAGCATTGCTTTCTAAAACTGTTCCAACAGAAAAACCTAAAAAGTTATATAAAACTCCCATTTCACTTGCATCTCTAGATGCAAGATAGTCATTTACTGTTACTAGATGCACACCTTTACCCGTCATTGCATTTAGAACAATAGCAAGTGTTGCAACAAGTGTTTTACCCTCACCTGTTTTCATCTCTGCTATTCGTCCCTCATGAAGAACCATACCACCTATAAGCTGAACATCAAAGTGTCTCATATTTAAAACTCTTTTACCAGCTTCTCTTGTAATAGCAAATGAGTCTTCTAAAACATCATTTAAACTCTTACTTTCATTTAAAACACTCTCTCTTAACTTGTTAAACGCTTCTTTTAATTCATCATCACTTAAAGCTTCATATTGTTCTTCTAAAGCATTGATTTTTTTAACTCTTTTAAAATAGTTTTTTAATTCTCGATCATTTGATGTACCAAAAATTTTACCCATTAATGCCTGTAGCATTTTCAACCTTGTTATAGACTACTATATAATTGATTATTGATAGCAGTCACTGAAATTGGGCTTATTCTAGCATAGTAATAATAATATTTTGCATAAATTTATAAATGAAACTATTTAAAATTAATATTAATCAATATGTAAACAATTGCTTAGATATAATTTTTTAAAAAATACTGGAAGCTGTTATAAGTTTCTCTGTAAAACAAGGAACTATATGAAATATTTACTTACACTTCTTCTCTCTTTTTCCATCTCTTTTGCTTCATTTGATAACATTAACTCTTTTCAAGCTGATTTTATACAAACAGTAACAAACGATAAAGACAAATCATTAACATACAATGGTCATATAACAGCTTCAAAACCGCAAAATGCTCTATGGTCTTACATAGAACCTATTAAAAAAGATGTTTATATAGGTAGATTTAGCGTAACTATTGTTGAGCCAGAAATCGAACAAGTGATTATAAGAAGAATAGATTCTAATCTTGACTTTTTCAACATGATTAAAAATGCAAAAGAAATTGAAAAAAACAGATACGAAGCTCATTTTAAAGATGCAAAATTTATAATAACTACAAATAATTCTATTATAGAATCTATATCATATATTGATGAGTTTGAGAACAAAGTGAAAATTGTATTTAAAAATCAAAAACAAAACGAAGAAATAAATAAAGAAATTTTTACTCCAAATTATCCTCTAGAATTTGACATAATAAGAGATTAAGCTATATATTAAAAAAATATTTGATAAATCTAACGACGCAGAAGTTGCGTCGCTATTTTTATCTTTGATTATTTCACCATCGCTGTTAATTGTTCTTGAGTAACTGTGTTAAAGTTAAGATACTTATATACAGTATCTGTCATCTCTGGTGTAATCTTGCCAGAAACTATCTCTAGGTACTCTTCTGGAGTTGGCAGAGCACCTTTAAGTGCTACAACAGCTGCAAGTTCAGCAGAACCTAAATAAACCTGAGAACCTTTACCAAGACGGTTATCAAAGTTTCTAGTTGAAGTTGAAAATACCCATGCATTTTGTGCAACTGAAGCTTGATTACCCATACATAAAGAACAACCAGGAATCTCAGTTCTAGCTCCAGCCATTCCAAATACAGAGTAGTAACCCTCTTCCGTTAATTGTTTCTCATCCATTTTTGTTGGAGGACAAACCCATAGTTTATTTTTAACAGGACCTTCGCCTTTTAAAATTTCACCTAGTGCTCTAAAAAGACCAATATTTGTCATACAAGAACCAACAAATACTTCATCAATTTCAGTTCTTAAACCAGCTTCACGGATTTCAGTTAATGTTTTAACATCATCTGGATCATTAGGACAAGCTAAAATAGGCTCTTTAATCTGATCCATATCTATTTCAATAATAGCTGCATATTCTGCATCTTTATCTGCTTCTAAAAGTTCAGGATTAGCAACCCACTCTTTCATTTTATTGCGTCTACGTACTAATGTAGCTGCATCTTCATAACCCTGTTCTATTAACTCATCAATTAAAGCAATATTTGAGTTTAAGTACTCAATAATTGGTTCTTTATTAAGTTTAACTGTACAAGCAGCAGCTGAACGCTCTGCAGATGCATCTGAAAGCTCAAAAGCTTGCTCACATTTAAGATCTTCTAAGCCTTCTATTTCAAGTACACGACCACCAAAAATATTTTTCTTACCAGCTTTTTCAACTGTAAGCAGACCATCTTTGATAGCTTGATGAGGAATAGCATTTACCATATCACGAAGAGTGATACCTGGTTGCATCTTACCTTTAAATCTAACAAGTACAGACTCAGGCATTGTAAGTGGCATCATACCAGTTACACCTGCGAATGCTACAAGACCAGAACCAGCTGGAAAAGATATACCAATAGGAAAACGTGTATGGCTATCTCCACCTGTTCCAACTGTATCTGGAAGACAAAGTCTGTTTAACCAAGAGTGGATAACACCATCACCTGGGCGAAGAATAAAACCTTTTCTACTTGTCCAAAACTCTGGAAGCGTATGTTGTAGTTTAATATCTGCTGGTTTTGGATATGCAGCAGTATGACAGAATGATTGCATAGTCATATCAGCACCAAAGCTTAGAGCTGCAAGTTCTTTAATCTCATCACGAGTCATTGGACCAGTTGTATCTTGAGAGCCTACAGTTGTTGCGATTGGTTCACAATAAACGCCTGGTTTAACACCTTCGATGCCACAAGCTTTTCCTACCATTTTTTGAGCTAAAGTAAAACCTTTTCCATTATCAGATGGTTGAGAAGGAGTCATAAATAAATTACTAGCATCCATACCTAAAGCCTCTCTAGCTTTAGCAGTTAAACCTTTACCAATAATAAGTGGTATACGTCCACCTGCTCTCATCTCATCAGGAAGAGTGTTTGGAGAGATTTCATAAGTAGAAACTACTTTGCCATCTTTTTCTATAGTACCTTCAAATGGTTTAACGGTGATTATATCACCAGTATTTAATTCCGCTGTTGGAGCTTGAATAGGAATACATCCAGAATCTTCTGCAGTATTGAAGAAAATTGGAGCAATAATATCACCAATTACAATACCACCTGTTCTTTTATTTGGTATACCTGGAATATCTTTACCCATATGCCATTGAACTGAGTTAATTCCTGATTTTCTTGAACTACCAGTACCTACAACATCACCAACATAAGCTAAAGGGTAGCCTTTTTCTTTCAAAGTTTTCATAGTATCTAATGGGTTTTCCATTCTACTAACTAACATTGAGTTTGCATGTAAAGGGATGTCAGCTCTTGTGAATGCTTCACCAGCTGGAGATAAGTCATCTGTATTTGTTTCACCTGGGATTTTATACACAGTTACTGTGATTTCTTTATCCATTTCAGGCTTGTTAGTAAACCACTCACCATTTGCCCAAGACTCAACTACTTCTTTAGCCTTAGCATTTCCTTCGTCCATTAATGTTTTCACATCATTGAATGCGTCATAAACTAAGATTGTATTTTTAAGTTGCTCGGCAGCTGCATCTGCTACATTGCCACTTATTTTTAATGCTTCTACTAATGGAGTAACATTGAATCCACCAAGCATAAGACCTAAAATTTCACATGCTTTTACTGCATCTATAGCTTCACAAGTTACATTTCCTTGCACTACATCATTTAAAAAAGCAGCTTTTACATAAGCTGCATCATCAACACCTGCAGGAATTTTATTTTCAAATATATCCATTGCATAGTCTCTCTCCACAATTGGTGAAGCTTTTAGTAACTCTACAAGCTCTGCTGTTTGCTCAGCCGTAAGTGCTAATGGTGGAACACCAAGTGTAGCTCTCTCTTGCGTATGTGCTTTATAATCTTCTAAAAATGCCATAGTTTTTCCTGTGTATTAATTTGGGAAGATTATAACCTAATATATAAACAGCAAATAAACAATGTTACAAATATTCACACAATATGGTTCTAATTTTTCATAAATGTTTACTTTAGTAACATATAGCTAGAGTATTTGACGAACGCCTTTCGTATTTGGAGCAGATAAAACACCTTCTCCTTCTAGTTGCTCTATTATCCTAGCTGAACGGTTATAACCTACTTGAAGTTTTCGTTGCAGATAAGATATAGAAGTCTTTCTATCTGTAATTATTACACTTTTAGCTTCCGTATATAAGGGATCAAGTTCTTCATATGTTTCACTTCTAGAAATAGTATCTTCTTCATTTTCTTCAATTAAAAAACTTTTATCGTAATTTGCCCCTCTTTGAGACTTAATAAACTCAACAATACTTTCTATCTCATCTTCTGAACTCCAAGGAGCATGAAGTCTAACTAATCCTGTAGAACCAGGAGGAGTAAAAAGCATATCTCCGCGACCAAGAAGAGATTCTGCACCCATTTGATCTAAAATAATCTTACTATCAACCTTCTGCCCTACTCTATATGAGATACGAGATGGTAAGTTTGCTTTAATAAGTCCTGTAACAACATCGACTGATGGTCTTTGTGTAGCTACAACTAAGTGAATACCAGATGCTCTTGCCATTTGAGCAAGTCTTGCTATAGAGTGTTCTACATCTTTTCCACTTGTCATCATTAAATCTGCTAACTCATCTATAATAACTACTATATAAGGAAAGTGCTCTCCCCCTTCGCGTTTTACTTTTGCATTGTAGTTTTCTATATTTTTAGTTTTAGTTTCACTCATAAGCTCATAACGACGTTCCATCTCTGATACCATGTTATTTAAAGCTACTATGGCTTGTTTTGGCTTTGTGATAACGGGCGTTAAGAGATGCGGAATATCATTATATATAGAAAACTCTAGCATCTTAGGGTCTATCATAAGAAGCCTAAGTTGATCAGGAGAGTTTTTATAAAGGAGTGAAAGTATCATTGCATTTATTCCAACACTTTTACCACTTCCTGTTGTTCCAGCTATAAGCAGATGCGGTAATTTTTTAAGGTCAGTTATAAAAGGTTTACCAACTATATCTTTACCAAGGGCTATTGTTAATGGGGATGAAGCTTCTTTAAATAGTTTAGAATCAAGAAGTTCTCTAAGATATATAGTATCAACTGTATCATTTGGTATCTCGATGCCAACTACATCTTTACCTGGTATAGGAGCTTGAATACGGATAGTCTCAGCTGAGAGTGCCATTGCTAAATCATCTTGAAGATTTAAAATCTTACTAACTTTAACATTTGCTGCTGGTTTAAACTCAAAAGTAGATACAACAGGACCTGCATAAGTTCTTACTACATCGCCTTCTATTTTAAAATGTGCAAGTTTTTCTATAAGATAGCGGATTTTATCGTCAAGTTCATTCTCATCTATGCTATGAGATTTCGTATCCACTTTTTGCAAAAAATCAACAGATGGTAGAGTGAAGTTTTTTGGTTTTTCTACAACACCCTTTTCAATACTCTCTAAAAGTTTTGTATTTTCTTCTAGTTCATCAACTACTAAAGCATTTTTTTGCTCTTTTATCTTAGATGCTATCTCTACAATAGTATGGGCTTGTGTATCTTTTTCATCTTCTTTTTTATCTACTTTTATCTCTTCTTCAATTTTCAACTCTTTTGTTTCTTCTACTTCTTCAATATTAGAGATATCTTCTTCTTGAATCTTTTTTAATTTACTATCTTGAGTATTTCTCAAATATGCTGGTTCATCATAGTCATTCTCAAGCATATTATCTATATCTTCTTCTACATATTTTTCTATATTTTGTTTTTGAGTTTGGATTGATTTTTCTTTTGAAGAATGTATAATATTTTTTATAAATTTAATAGATGCAAGCGTAAGCTCATGCATATTTTTATTTAAAAGTATCAAAGAAGAAACGGCAGTAATTATAAACCAAAAAACCCAAAGCCCAAAAAGCCCTATATATGGAGCTAAAAAGTCAACAAAATCTGCACCAAATTTTCCTCTAAGTTCATTATCAACAAGTAGTGCTTGAGCAAGTAAAAAAGAAAAAAACATTAAAAATGTAGCTACACTCACCTCTAGTTTTCTAAAATTAAATGTTGTATTTCTATAAAGAAAATAAAGAGGAACTAAAAAAGCAAGTAAATAAATATAAGATATATATCCAAAATAGTTATGATTATATGAAGCAAAAATAGCACCATATGTTCCTATAAGTCCACTATCACCGAAAATAGTTGCAAAACCAAGGTAGATTAAAATTCCAAATGTTACGATAAATAGAGTCTCTTTCAAATCACGTTGCCTTTAAAATGTATAAGTGTTTTATAGATGAAGTATAGCCAAAAATGTTCCACTACGGAACTTTTTTGACTATATGCAATAAAAGTGCATAACTATATAATTTATAAGTAGCTTACAAGACTTAATTTTGAAACTTTTGCTATAGTAGAAAACATTGCTTCTTGGTTTAAAGTAAGCTGTTTTAACATTAAGGCAGCTTCTGCTTGGTCTGTATCTATAACTGCTGAGCGAAGAGTCATAGTACTTATTTCCAAAAGTGCCGTTCTCTCTTGTGCCATAGTTAAAGCATTAGATTGAGCACCAACAGTTGAATGTGATCTAGTAATATGGTCTTGAAGAGCATCCATTTTTGATATTGCATTTTCAATACCAAGATTTCTAACTGTACCATGTGAAGCATCTGGATAAACTTTATGATCTTCAACTGCAGTTATCATCTCATCTATCTCTTTAAAAAAGTCTGTTTTTGGGTCTACTATTGTTATTGCATTATTTGAATTAAATGACATCACAGATGCTGGTGCTCCTGCTGTAAAATCATCACTATTTGCATCATATATAGAAATAGATGCCTTAGTATCACTTGTACCAATCTCTTTAAATTGTATTTTTCCATCATAACTTAAAAATGTACTACCATTGAAATTGGCTGTTTTAATTGCCTCATCATATGCAACTGATGTATTTGCAACAGGAAGATTATCTGTTACAACCATATTTATAACATCCATAAACTGTTGATAAGTTACTTCATCTGGATCTGAAGCTATTCTTGTGGAATCCATATTATAAATATTATAATTTGTAACTCCTCCATCGAGTGAAAAAGTTGAAACAGTAGATGGTGCAACTGCTAAGTCAATCTGAGCATTATATGCTACACCATTAACATTATTACCACTTAATATAAATTGAGTTCCAGCCAATGTATCATCTAATGTGGAAGTTGTTCCTTTTGTTATATCGGCAACTTCTGACAACTTAGTAGATGGAGATGCAAATGAATTATCTGATTTTAAAATTTGAGGTATGCTAGATGACAAAGTAGAGCCATTTTGTGAAAACTCTGTTCTATCATAAGTAACACCTTCTATATTTGTAGCAGATGTGTAGCCAGAATTAATAAACTCTTTTACATATAAACCAGGTGTTCCACCACCTGCTAATGTACTCATAATATTTGAAAATTCTTTCTCACCAGCATCTAGAAGATCTATATCAGTAACATTTGCTGCATCTGCACCCGCTGTATCAAAATCAACCGCACCAACCATATGAAAATCAAGTTTGCTTGAACCTTTTATCTTATCTTCTATAACAATTTGTCCAGATTCGTCTATACTAACATTAACAACATTTAAATTTGGTTGATTGCCAAAAGCTTCACCAATTTGTTTCAATAACTCTTCTACATTATCATCATCTTTTAAAGATATTTTTTCCTTAATGGCAGTTCCATCACTAGAAACACCTCTAACATAAAAATGATGTTTTAAAGTTACAGTATCAACATTTGCATCTGTATCACCCATCATATCACGAATAGTATCACTTTCTTTTAATGGTGTAGGAACTTTTTCATTATCTGCACCACTAACAAAATCATATTTATCACTTAAATTTGTTTGTGCAACATTAGTAGTAACGGTTCTTTTTGTTAAAATTTCTTCTCCGAAGAATAGTTGGTCACCTGATATATTGTATTTTTGTTGAGTTCCTGAGCCCAAAAATGCATTCATTGATCCACTATTACCATTATATGTTCCATCAGGAGAAATTGGCTTAATATCTACTGCAGTCCCTGAAAAAAGATATTGACCATTTATAGATGTATTAGCTAAATTTTTAAGGTGGTCTTCTACTACTCTAAGTTCATCAGCAATAGAATCAAGAGATGTATCACTATTTGAACCTCCAGCAGCTTGTATAAGTAAAGTTCTCATCCTATCCATAGTCGTACCAAACTCATTTAGTACAACATCTGTTTGATTTGAAATTTTATAACCACTCTCAGTACTTTTTTTAACTTGCCCTAGAGTTGCCATCTCATTATCAAGTCTCATAGTTTCTGCAAATGTTCTTACATCATCTTTTGCATACTGAATCTTGAGTCCAGATGCTATCTGCTTGTTTACATCAAAAAGGTTTTCACTAAGTTTAGAATTATTAGCTCCATATAAACCTTTGTAATACATACTAGATGTAATTCTCATAACGCACCTCCGTTTGCTGTTAAAGCATTGTATCTTTTATTGTAAATAATATAGCAATAAAAGTTCCATGTCATACCATCGACTAAATGTTATTTACTTTTAAGTAATAAATCACTATCATTGCACATCAATTAGCCAGAGTGGTGGAACGGTATACACGGCGGATTCAAAATCCGCTGCCTTCGGGCTTAGGGGTTCAAATCCCCTCTCTGGTACCACTTTTTATAAAACTTTTATACTACTTCTTTTTAACTTCATTCTTTACAACTATTAAATAAAATTGTTTGATTAGTCATTTTGTGATATAACTAGAAATAAATAATTTATAATAAATATTAAGGAAGCATGATTTGGAAGTTATTGATATTTTTCCTTGGGATAAAAATTTTAACACTGGACTTGATCTAGTTGATAAACAACATAAAAAACTTGTAGAAATACTAAATAACTTAGCAAGTCATGTTGCATATAGTTCTAGTGAGAAGGACTTAAACGCTATTTTTGATGAACTAGCTGAATATGCCGTTTATCATTTTAAAACTGAAGAAGCTATATGGCATCAGTATCTGCCAAATGACCCTCTCGACGTTGAACATCAAGCTATACATAAAGACTTTGTTGATACTGTCATGAAACTAAAAAGTGAACAAAACACTAGACCTATCATCGAACTTGCCCAAGAAGCACTTGCTTTTCTTACTCGTTGGTTAGCATCTCATATCTTAGAAACTGACAGATACATGGCGTATATAGTTTTTGCTTTAGAGGACAAACTAGATCTTGATGCAGCAAAAGTACACGCAAATGTAGCAATGAGCGGTTCTTCTCGTTTACTTATTGATATCATATTGTCTATTTATTCTACTATTTCTTCCAATACTATCCACTTGATGCGTGAACTTAAAATACATCGAAATCTTGAACAACATGTTGATAGTCAAGACCGATATCGAAATTTACTTTTAGAACTTTCTACAAATTTTATTAATTTACCACTTGATGAAATTGATTTTAATATAAAAAACGCACTAGAAAAAATAGCAATTTTTTTAAACACAGATCGTGCATATATTTTTGATTATAATTATATTGCACAAACAACGACAAATACATATGAATGGTGTGCAGAAGGTATAATACCCCAGATTGAAGAGCTTCAAAATGTACCAATGAGTTTTATACCAGGATGGCCTGAACTTCATGCTAAGGGTGAATATGTTTTGATTCAAGATATTGATGCTCTCGAAGAGGGTCCTTTACGTGAAGTTTTATTTCCTCAAGGCATAAAAAGTCTTGTCGCATTTCCTCTTATTGAAGATTCAAAATGTATAGGTTTTATAGGATTTGATGCCGTAAAAACAAAACATACTTACTCTTCAAATGAAATTAGCATCCTAGAAATTTTTAGTAAACTTCTTTGTAACATTACAAATAGAAGAAACTATGAATCTAAACTCTCACATGAACGTACTTTTCTTAAAAGTCTTTTTCAAACAATCCCTGATTTAATTTTCACTAAAGATATCAATGGAGTTTATCTTTCATGTAACTCTCGTTTTGAAGATTTTGTTAATGCTAAAGAAGCTGATATTATCGGAAAAACAGACTATGATTTTGTAGATAAATCTTTAGCAGATTTTTTTCGATTAAATGATATAAAAGCAATGCA is a window of uncultured Sulfurimonas sp. DNA encoding:
- the secA gene encoding preprotein translocase subunit SecA, which encodes MLQALMGKIFGTSNDRELKNYFKRVKKINALEEQYEALSDDELKEAFNKLRESVLNESKSLNDVLEDSFAITREAGKRVLNMRHFDVQLIGGMVLHEGRIAEMKTGEGKTLVATLAIVLNAMTGKGVHLVTVNDYLASRDASEMGVLYNFLGFSVGTVLESNAEPEKKIEAYKCDITYGTNNEFGFDYLRDNMSYSSDQMAQRKHNFVIVDEVDSILIDEARTPLIISGPTNRTLEDYTIADNISRKLVKDEHFTVDEKDKVVLITEEGITKAEELFGVENLYSVENSSLPHALDQALKANYLFEKDVDYVVNNDEVVIVDEFTGRLSEGRRFSEGLHQALEAKEKVEIKEETQTLADITFQNYFRMYDKLAGMTGTAETEATEFAQIYSLDVVSIPTNIPITRADLNDLIYKTEGEKFSAVIETIKKLSKTGQPVLIGTASIEKSEVLHEVLKKEKIAHTVLNAKNHAQEGEIIKHAGAKGAVTIATNMAGRGVDIKVSEEVKALGGLYIIGTERHENRRIDNQLRGRSGRQGDAGTTQFYLSLEDNLLRIFGSDKIKSIMERLGVEDGEFIESKMVTRAVEKAQMKVENMHYEGRKQIVEYDDVANEQRKIVYKFRNQLLDKEFNIVSKIDELRVEYVNNILNVCDIFDGADKDDYNIKKLSELLKEELNFDINPDDYSSLEFEELQESLVKAIKTSYDEKMSVLEESIQHDIARELYLKELDSAWREHLYAMDNMKTGIRLRAYNQKDPLVEYKKESFNLFTELIKDIKFNTIKTLQIIQFKMESPEEEAAKVAEQLELQRKFDEAARQLNHQLEEQENAVKKTARNEPCPCGSGKKYKQCCGKSGPKKGVFAGNGSFSS
- the lolA gene encoding LolA-like outer membrane lipoprotein chaperone, with amino-acid sequence MKYLLTLLLSFSISFASFDNINSFQADFIQTVTNDKDKSLTYNGHITASKPQNALWSYIEPIKKDVYIGRFSVTIVEPEIEQVIIRRIDSNLDFFNMIKNAKEIEKNRYEAHFKDAKFIITTNNSIIESISYIDEFENKVKIVFKNQKQNEEINKEIFTPNYPLEFDIIRD
- the acnB gene encoding bifunctional aconitate hydratase 2/2-methylisocitrate dehydratase, producing MAFLEDYKAHTQERATLGVPPLALTAEQTAELVELLKASPIVERDYAMDIFENKIPAGVDDAAYVKAAFLNDVVQGNVTCEAIDAVKACEILGLMLGGFNVTPLVEALKISGNVADAAAEQLKNTILVYDAFNDVKTLMDEGNAKAKEVVESWANGEWFTNKPEMDKEITVTVYKIPGETNTDDLSPAGEAFTRADIPLHANSMLVSRMENPLDTMKTLKEKGYPLAYVGDVVGTGSSRKSGINSVQWHMGKDIPGIPNKRTGGIVIGDIIAPIFFNTAEDSGCIPIQAPTAELNTGDIITVKPFEGTIEKDGKVVSTYEISPNTLPDEMRAGGRIPLIIGKGLTAKAREALGMDASNLFMTPSQPSDNGKGFTLAQKMVGKACGIEGVKPGVYCEPIATTVGSQDTTGPMTRDEIKELAALSFGADMTMQSFCHTAAYPKPADIKLQHTLPEFWTSRKGFILRPGDGVIHSWLNRLCLPDTVGTGGDSHTRFPIGISFPAGSGLVAFAGVTGMMPLTMPESVLVRFKGKMQPGITLRDMVNAIPHQAIKDGLLTVEKAGKKNIFGGRVLEIEGLEDLKCEQAFELSDASAERSAAACTVKLNKEPIIEYLNSNIALIDELIEQGYEDAATLVRRRNKMKEWVANPELLEADKDAEYAAIIEIDMDQIKEPILACPNDPDDVKTLTEIREAGLRTEIDEVFVGSCMTNIGLFRALGEILKGEGPVKNKLWVCPPTKMDEKQLTEEGYYSVFGMAGARTEIPGCSLCMGNQASVAQNAWVFSTSTRNFDNRLGKGSQVYLGSAELAAVVALKGALPTPEEYLEIVSGKITPEMTDTVYKYLNFNTVTQEQLTAMVK
- a CDS encoding DNA translocase FtsK, which codes for MKETLFIVTFGILIYLGFATIFGDSGLIGTYGAIFASYNHNYFGYISYIYLLAFLVPLYFLYRNTTFNFRKLEVSVATFLMFFSFLLAQALLVDNELRGKFGADFVDFLAPYIGLFGLWVFWFIITAVSSLILLNKNMHELTLASIKFIKNIIHSSKEKSIQTQKQNIEKYVEEDIDNMLENDYDEPAYLRNTQDSKLKKIQEEDISNIEEVEETKELKIEEEIKVDKKEDEKDTQAHTIVEIASKIKEQKNALVVDELEENTKLLESIEKGVVEKPKNFTLPSVDFLQKVDTKSHSIDENELDDKIRYLIEKLAHFKIEGDVVRTYAGPVVSTFEFKPAANVKVSKILNLQDDLAMALSAETIRIQAPIPGKDVVGIEIPNDTVDTIYLRELLDSKLFKEASSPLTIALGKDIVGKPFITDLKKLPHLLIAGTTGSGKSVGINAMILSLLYKNSPDQLRLLMIDPKMLEFSIYNDIPHLLTPVITKPKQAIVALNNMVSEMERRYELMSETKTKNIENYNAKVKREGGEHFPYIVVIIDELADLMMTSGKDVEHSIARLAQMARASGIHLVVATQRPSVDVVTGLIKANLPSRISYRVGQKVDSKIILDQMGAESLLGRGDMLFTPPGSTGLVRLHAPWSSEDEIESIVEFIKSQRGANYDKSFLIEENEEDTISRSETYEELDPLYTEAKSVIITDRKTSISYLQRKLQVGYNRSARIIEQLEGEGVLSAPNTKGVRQIL
- a CDS encoding flagellar biosynthesis protein FlgL translates to MRITSSMYYKGLYGANNSKLSENLFDVNKQIASGLKIQYAKDDVRTFAETMRLDNEMATLGQVKKSTESGYKISNQTDVVLNEFGTTMDRMRTLLIQAAGGSNSDTSLDSIADELRVVEDHLKNLANTSINGQYLFSGTAVDIKPISPDGTYNGNSGSMNAFLGSGTQQKYNISGDQLFFGEEILTKRTVTTNVAQTNLSDKYDFVSGADNEKVPTPLKESDTIRDMMGDTDANVDTVTLKHHFYVRGVSSDGTAIKEKISLKDDDNVEELLKQIGEAFGNQPNLNVVNVSIDESGQIVIEDKIKGSSKLDFHMVGAVDFDTAGADAANVTDIDLLDAGEKEFSNIMSTLAGGGTPGLYVKEFINSGYTSATNIEGVTYDRTEFSQNGSTLSSSIPQILKSDNSFASPSTKLSEVADITKGTTSTLDDTLAGTQFILSGNNVNGVAYNAQIDLAVAPSTVSTFSLDGGVTNYNIYNMDSTRIASDPDEVTYQQFMDVINMVVTDNLPVANTSVAYDEAIKTANFNGSTFLSYDGKIQFKEIGTSDTKASISIYDANSDDFTAGAPASVMSFNSNNAITIVDPKTDFFKEIDEMITAVEDHKVYPDASHGTVRNLGIENAISKMDALQDHITRSHSTVGAQSNALTMAQERTALLEISTMTLRSAVIDTDQAEAALMLKQLTLNQEAMFSTIAKVSKLSLVSYL